One genomic segment of Luteolibacter sp. Y139 includes these proteins:
- a CDS encoding glutathione S-transferase family protein, whose translation MAEFPEETKDGEFERQEDAFRMMVGKEGGPLAVDGRYHLYVSLACPWAHRTLIVRSLLGLQDSIGISIADPVRDERGWAFREGHGHHPDEAEGFHFLGEAYLRSDPRFRGRYTVPVLWDRQEKCIVNNSEDDICRMFQESFAGPGARDLFPLHLAEEQAEISDYLYEKVNNGVYRAGFATTQAAYEEAVRDLFVALDEMAVRLERSTFLLGEHLVESDLRLFCTLIRFDMVYHGHFKCNLRRVVDCPPLLRFMRDVYLQPGVAATVNFDHIKRHYYGTHRELNPSGIIPLGPAAVFEKPGCGERDAGSR comes from the coding sequence ATGGCCGAGTTTCCCGAGGAGACGAAGGACGGAGAGTTCGAGCGACAGGAGGATGCCTTCCGAATGATGGTGGGGAAGGAAGGTGGACCGCTGGCGGTGGATGGCCGCTATCACCTCTACGTTTCGCTGGCGTGCCCATGGGCTCACCGCACGCTGATTGTGCGGTCGCTGTTAGGGTTGCAGGACAGCATCGGCATCAGCATCGCGGATCCGGTGCGGGATGAACGAGGGTGGGCATTTCGCGAGGGGCATGGGCATCATCCCGATGAGGCAGAGGGCTTTCACTTTCTGGGAGAAGCTTACCTGAGGAGTGATCCCCGTTTTCGCGGCCGGTATACGGTGCCGGTTTTGTGGGACCGCCAAGAGAAGTGCATCGTCAACAACTCCGAGGACGACATTTGCCGGATGTTTCAGGAGAGCTTCGCCGGTCCCGGGGCACGGGACTTGTTCCCGCTGCACCTAGCGGAGGAGCAAGCCGAGATCAGCGACTATCTCTACGAGAAGGTGAACAACGGGGTCTACCGAGCAGGCTTCGCAACCACGCAGGCCGCGTATGAGGAGGCGGTGCGGGACTTGTTCGTGGCGCTGGATGAAATGGCGGTCCGGCTGGAGCGCTCGACCTTTCTGTTAGGCGAGCATCTGGTCGAGAGCGACTTGCGGTTGTTCTGCACCTTGATCCGTTTTGACATGGTCTATCATGGCCACTTCAAGTGCAACCTCCGCCGGGTGGTGGACTGCCCGCCGCTGCTGCGCTTCATGCGGGACGTTTATTTACAGCCGGGTGTGGCAGCGACGGTGAACTTCGATCACATCAAGCGGCATTACTACGGCACCCATCGTGAACTGAACCCGAGTGGCATCATTCCGCTGGGGCCGGCGGCGGTTTTCGAGAAGCCGGGTTGTGGCGAGCGGGATGCGGGCTCGAGGTGA
- a CDS encoding DUF892 family protein, with protein MKTFDDVLAAELKELFSAQRQWLLALPGVIRGASNAKLSEHFRREARETKRHIERIEEIAEILGGSPRGRVHAPMRELVQTAQEVPGSEPDGAISDARLIIVAQRVAHLLICGYGTARTLAGILGHGAVEALLATSLAEKSADDRALTNLAIDIYTVSGPAEPAAPLLDEPFVP; from the coding sequence ATGAAGACTTTTGACGATGTATTGGCGGCTGAACTGAAGGAGCTCTTCAGCGCGCAGCGGCAGTGGTTGCTGGCGCTGCCGGGGGTGATCCGTGGCGCTTCGAACGCAAAATTGTCCGAACATTTCCGCAGGGAGGCCCGTGAGACCAAACGCCACATCGAGCGCATCGAGGAGATCGCGGAGATCCTGGGAGGATCTCCGCGAGGCCGGGTGCATGCTCCGATGAGGGAACTGGTGCAAACGGCGCAAGAGGTGCCGGGCTCCGAGCCGGACGGAGCGATTTCGGACGCCCGGCTGATTATCGTTGCGCAGCGTGTGGCCCACCTTTTGATCTGCGGCTATGGCACGGCACGCACGCTTGCCGGGATACTTGGCCACGGGGCGGTGGAGGCATTACTGGCCACGAGTCTGGCCGAGAAAAGTGCAGACGACCGGGCGCTCACGAATCTGGCGATCGACATTTATACGGTGTCGGGTCCGGCGGAGCCCGCGGCGCCGTTGCTGGACGAGCCGTTCGTCCCGTGA
- a CDS encoding YihY/virulence factor BrkB family protein has translation MNAGPTMQAGVGVLLKETAQGFIKDEGLRLSAALAFYSAFSLAPLLLIVLSIAGAVFGDEAVRGMLYDEIYRDLGRSGAEVLEDMVAHARDPQQSLVMSLVGLVVLLFGAAGLFGQLQAALNAMWNVPPREKGGVRQFVKSHFLSFTMVLGTGFLLLVSMVVSTVLNAVSVRVGEIANIPAPLWAVVGGFLSFALITLLFAAIFKVLPDVIIRWRDVWAGAIFTSGLFAVGKSAIGWYLGREAMASSYGSAGAVIVILTWLYYSSAILLFGAEFTQVVARAAGREIVGRAVRRLLDQEAVR, from the coding sequence AAGCCGGGGTTGGAGTGCTGCTCAAGGAAACGGCGCAGGGATTCATCAAGGATGAGGGGTTGCGATTGAGTGCGGCGCTGGCCTTCTATTCCGCCTTCTCGCTCGCGCCGCTGCTATTGATCGTGTTGTCGATTGCCGGAGCTGTGTTCGGAGACGAAGCCGTGCGCGGGATGCTTTACGACGAGATCTATCGAGATCTCGGCCGCAGCGGAGCGGAAGTGCTGGAGGACATGGTCGCCCATGCGCGCGATCCCCAGCAAAGCCTGGTCATGTCCCTGGTGGGGCTCGTCGTGCTGCTATTCGGGGCCGCGGGTTTATTCGGCCAGCTTCAGGCTGCGCTGAATGCCATGTGGAACGTGCCACCGCGAGAAAAAGGTGGCGTGAGGCAATTCGTGAAGAGCCACTTTCTTTCGTTCACCATGGTGCTTGGCACCGGGTTCCTGCTGCTGGTGTCGATGGTGGTTTCGACCGTTCTAAATGCGGTCAGCGTGAGGGTGGGGGAAATCGCCAACATCCCGGCGCCTCTATGGGCGGTGGTTGGCGGCTTCCTTTCATTCGCGCTGATCACGCTGCTATTCGCAGCGATCTTCAAGGTCTTGCCGGATGTGATCATTCGCTGGAGGGATGTGTGGGCCGGGGCGATTTTCACATCGGGCCTGTTCGCGGTGGGGAAGTCGGCGATCGGCTGGTATCTGGGCCGGGAGGCTATGGCTTCGAGCTATGGTTCGGCGGGCGCGGTGATCGTGATTTTGACGTGGCTCTATTATTCGTCGGCGATCCTGCTCTTCGGAGCCGAGTTCACCCAGGTTGTGGCTCGTGCGGCGGGGCGCGAGATCGTCGGCCGGGCGGTCCGGAGACTTTTGGATCAAGAAGCTGTTCGCTGA
- a CDS encoding flavodoxin family protein produces the protein MDSPSSATPSSPIVRIGQGPVPLDRDEFERRYREQFADPAFAEAKEAVDQVTRIAAEAYEARRKTISSRPAGAGFQDPSHELSTEWLDARQKIHDAQQEFNDAGSVTRMLLINASPRTDETCPSEISKSFRLSGIARTTLEAEGCHVDLLDLSLLGAEYGRRIFPCKACVSTAMPLCHWPCSCYPNHYLGQVQDWMNELYPRWVAAHGIMIITPVHWFQVPSGLKLMIDRLVCADGGNPDPTTTAGKDPALAKEIELKGWDYPKHLAGRVFSLIVHGDAEGAGGVRRHLHDWLTGIGLISAGPTAIVDRYIGYFEPYASSHEALDRDSAIQEETRHAAIALARATAEMRAGRRPPGEDLPAPRMK, from the coding sequence ATGGACTCGCCGTCATCTGCAACGCCTTCTTCACCCATCGTGCGGATCGGCCAAGGGCCAGTGCCACTGGATCGCGACGAATTCGAGCGCCGCTACCGGGAACAATTTGCCGATCCCGCGTTTGCTGAAGCCAAGGAGGCCGTGGATCAGGTGACAAGGATCGCGGCTGAGGCTTATGAGGCACGCCGCAAGACCATCTCCTCACGGCCAGCAGGAGCCGGCTTCCAAGATCCTTCGCATGAGCTCTCCACCGAATGGCTCGATGCCCGCCAAAAGATTCACGACGCGCAACAGGAGTTCAACGATGCCGGCAGCGTCACCCGCATGCTCCTGATCAATGCATCTCCGCGGACCGACGAAACCTGCCCTAGTGAGATCTCCAAGTCGTTTCGTCTCTCCGGCATCGCACGCACCACACTGGAAGCGGAAGGCTGTCATGTCGACCTGCTCGATCTCTCACTGCTCGGCGCGGAATACGGACGCCGCATTTTTCCCTGCAAGGCCTGCGTCTCCACTGCCATGCCACTCTGCCACTGGCCTTGCTCCTGTTACCCGAATCACTACTTGGGCCAGGTGCAGGACTGGATGAACGAACTCTACCCTCGCTGGGTCGCGGCTCACGGGATCATGATCATCACTCCCGTCCACTGGTTTCAGGTTCCCTCGGGCCTCAAGCTGATGATTGATCGCTTGGTCTGTGCCGACGGCGGAAATCCAGATCCCACCACTACCGCTGGCAAGGACCCAGCTCTCGCCAAGGAAATCGAGCTCAAGGGGTGGGACTATCCCAAGCATCTTGCCGGGCGAGTATTCTCCTTGATCGTCCATGGCGATGCGGAGGGAGCAGGAGGAGTTCGCCGCCATCTTCATGATTGGCTCACAGGAATAGGTCTGATCTCCGCCGGGCCGACCGCCATCGTCGACCGCTACATCGGCTACTTCGAACCCTACGCCAGCAGCCATGAGGCGCTCGACCGAGACTCCGCGATCCAGGAGGAAACGCGCCACGCGGCGATCGCCCTCGCACGCGCCACGGCCGAGATGCGCGCCGGGCGCCGTCCTCCCGGCGAGGACCTCCCCGCACCACGCATGAAATAA
- a CDS encoding GNAT family N-acetyltransferase, producing the protein MSQVIDQVSRQRFELEEEGKLAYADYRRESNLLIIPYVYADPALRGHGTAGRLMAGMLDIIRSRREKVRPVCGYAKAWIQRHPEYHDLIG; encoded by the coding sequence ATGAGCCAAGTGATCGATCAGGTATCCCGCCAACGCTTCGAGCTGGAGGAAGAAGGAAAGCTCGCCTATGCCGACTACCGGAGGGAATCGAACCTGCTCATCATTCCCTACGTATACGCCGATCCGGCCCTGCGCGGTCACGGCACGGCCGGTCGCCTGATGGCCGGCATGCTGGACATCATCCGCTCGCGGAGAGAAAAGGTGCGGCCTGTCTGCGGATACGCCAAAGCATGGATCCAGCGGCATCCGGAGTATCACGACCTCATCGGCTGA
- a CDS encoding OmpA family protein codes for MKAQSRPFSFIAALAATMVASPIATAAEPTNPDSKPLKDRSAKASPDSDRVEDTTRRASNESQPLEDQRRSAGDPNRVQPAGKEAQPVRDDDSKANERSRREVDRSKNANPESTKTEDATARKASPDARRNRDSVNDKADPSSNKVEDTNDQKASPDAHKTSPKDRQPDTVPRDPNALDDLPPAEADVVRAHEDLARDLHQRKIQIQGRDDASRLVNDILGKDSRLSHAELNRLDQSEVRRAPREDRRSAAEFLRQRLRGDADIRKMPPFFRTPAPAEAAPGESVLPEPFFIHEGRRYAFYPSRDDIPAVLLADAALERVRVMPVAGLNAAVFNDRIPAEYRGRDVWVVSYPVVATTTITSHDILFQQGSTQFADGHSYDMVLALTEAILDPGLAKASFAIEGHASAEGTSSDNQLLSQLRAEALVRELVRGGVAADRLVPVGYGESEAHHPADAAENLLRQDRRVVISRIDAPADR; via the coding sequence ATGAAAGCTCAATCACGCCCGTTCTCCTTCATCGCGGCTCTGGCTGCCACGATGGTAGCCAGCCCTATCGCCACCGCCGCGGAACCCACCAATCCCGACTCGAAGCCCTTGAAGGATCGTTCCGCCAAAGCATCGCCGGATTCAGACCGTGTCGAAGACACCACGCGCCGGGCAAGCAACGAATCCCAGCCGCTCGAAGACCAACGCCGCAGCGCGGGCGACCCGAATCGCGTGCAGCCCGCAGGAAAGGAGGCCCAGCCGGTAAGGGATGATGATTCCAAAGCCAACGAGCGCTCCCGACGCGAAGTTGACCGGTCCAAGAACGCCAACCCGGAATCAACCAAGACCGAAGATGCCACCGCTCGCAAAGCTTCCCCCGATGCCAGGCGGAACCGCGACTCCGTCAATGACAAGGCCGACCCTTCCTCGAACAAGGTGGAGGACACCAATGACCAGAAGGCGAGCCCCGACGCACACAAAACCTCCCCGAAGGATCGCCAGCCCGACACCGTCCCCCGTGATCCCAACGCGCTGGATGACTTGCCACCCGCCGAGGCCGATGTGGTACGTGCCCATGAAGATCTCGCCCGCGATCTCCATCAGCGAAAAATCCAGATCCAGGGACGCGACGATGCGAGCCGCTTGGTGAATGATATCCTCGGCAAGGATAGTCGCCTCTCCCATGCCGAATTGAACCGCCTCGATCAGAGCGAGGTCCGCCGCGCACCCCGAGAAGATCGCCGCTCGGCAGCCGAGTTCTTGCGCCAACGGCTACGCGGCGATGCCGATATTCGGAAGATGCCGCCTTTCTTCCGCACCCCCGCTCCCGCCGAGGCGGCCCCGGGCGAGTCCGTGCTTCCGGAGCCATTCTTCATCCATGAAGGCCGCCGCTACGCCTTCTATCCGTCGCGCGACGACATTCCGGCCGTTCTGTTAGCCGATGCCGCGCTCGAGCGGGTGAGAGTAATGCCCGTCGCCGGATTGAATGCCGCTGTCTTCAATGATCGCATCCCGGCCGAGTATCGTGGCCGCGATGTTTGGGTGGTTTCCTATCCCGTCGTTGCAACCACCACCATCACCAGTCACGATATCCTCTTCCAACAAGGCTCCACGCAATTCGCCGACGGCCATTCCTACGACATGGTGCTGGCCCTCACCGAAGCCATTCTCGATCCCGGCTTGGCCAAAGCCAGCTTTGCCATCGAAGGCCACGCTTCTGCGGAAGGCACCTCTTCGGACAATCAACTGCTCTCTCAATTGCGGGCGGAAGCGCTTGTTCGCGAGCTCGTCCGCGGTGGCGTGGCGGCGGATCGTTTGGTTCCCGTCGGCTACGGCGAGAGTGAAGCCCATCATCCGGCTGACGCCGCAGAGAATCTTCTCCGTCAGGATCGTCGCGTGGTGATTTCCCGCATCGACGCTCCCGCCGACCGGTAG